From Longimicrobiales bacterium:
TCGTGAACGCGCTCGACCGGTATGTGAAAGTCGGGATCCGAGCTGCCGAGAAAGACCGGAGTTCCGCCCAGTGAGCCGCTGTAGTTCCGCGGAGTGCCCTCCGGGCCGATCAGGCCACCGGTCAGAGCGACGATGCCGCCGTAGCGGCGCGGGTTGCGCGCGGCGAACTCCGTCGTCAGACAGGCACCCTGCGAAAAGCCCAGCAGCATCAGCCGCTCGGACGGGATCCCGCTCTGCAGCACCCGGTCCACGACACTGCCGAGGAATGCGAGCGCCGAGCCCAGGAAGGGCTCGTTCTGCTCGATCGGCGCCAGGAAGCTCTGCGGGTACCAGGTAAAGCCTGCAGCCTGCGGTGCAAGGTACGCGAAGTCGTCGCGGTGCAGCTCGGCTGTGAGTTGGAGTATGCTGTCCGCCGTCGCGCCGCGACCGTGGATGAGAATCATCGCGGCAGCCGCGTTGCCGATGTCGCTGCCGGCGGTACGTACCGGCTGGCCGCGATGCGGGTCGGTAGCTGTGTCCATCCGGTTCACGGCTCGCGATACGCGCTGCGATCACTCGCCGTCGCGGGATCATCGACGTAGGTGCCGTGCTCCGGCACCGCCACGCGCTGGAACTCGCGCGCGAGCATCGCCAGTCCATCCCGCAGCGCCTCTCCGCGCAACGCTCGACCGTGCCCCGTGATCGTGACCTCCGGCTCCAGCATCGACAGACGCTCGACCGAGTCGCGTGCCGCGTCCCAGTCCTGGGTGTAGTACGTCGGCGGACCGTGCAGCTCCAGCTTCTGTGTCGCCACTGCGTACGCCGACTCCTGCTTCGTGGTGATGAACGCATCTCCCGCGATCAGGGTACGGTCCCGCTCGCGCCAGAGCGAGACGTGGCCCGGTGTGTGTCCCGGCGTGTGCACCCAGTGCCAGTCGGGCATGTGCGGAATGGTGCCGTCGGAGGGCAGCATCAGCAAGCGTGAGCTCACGTCGACCGGCCCGCGCGGGTAGAACCGTGACAGCGCCGACATCAGTCCGCCACCCACCGACGGATCCGGTGGCGGATACGATGCGCGACCATCGAGGTACGGCAGCTCCAGCTCGTGCGCGAACACGGGCACGTCCCACTCCTCTGCAAGCTCCTCGAGCGCACCCACATGATCGAAGTGGCCGTGCGTCATCACGATCGCTTGGGGACGGGCATCCCTGCCGAAGCGCTCCTCGACCGCGTGCCGGACCATGGACGCGGTGCCAGGCACACCCGCATCGATCAGCACCCACTGCTTCGACCCGGGCACGCCCCAGTATACGACGTTGACGATCGCGAGCCGCTGAAAGGCGAGGTCGTCCAGCACCTCGTGGATGCCGCCGCCCTCCCTTCCAGCATCGTGATCGCCGCCTGAATCGATCGGAACCTGGTGCGTCATGACTGCCTCCGACGGAGTGCGTGCGCGTTTTTCGACGGGCAAGACATGTACCCGGACGAGCGGCGCGGCTCCGTCAATTGGTCGCAGCACAATCCACCTGCGCCGGATACCTTTCATGCTCGAGCGGCCGCCAGGCACATGCCTCGACGGCCGCTCGTCTCAGGGTGCCCGGATGGCTACCCGCTCACGCACTCCGATCCAGGCACAGGTTCGCTTCATCACGGATGTTCGGGTTGTTCGCTTCCTCGAACGGCAGCGGAATCGTCACGTCCGTCCCGTACTGCCCTCCCTTGTGCCATTCTCCTGTCGGGAAGATCGTGTTCGCCGCCCTGCCGTACTGCCGGACGAGTCGCCTGAGGTCGCCGACGCGGTAGCCCCGGCTGAACAGCCAGAACGCGCGCTCGCGGAACAGCAGATCCACCCGGGCGTCATCGGTACCAGGGTCGGTGAGATCGCCCAGGCCGGGAACCGTTGCCCGTGCGGCGTTCATCGTCGCGAGCGCCGCACCGAAATCGTTCGCGCGGAGCTGCGCCTCGGCTTCGATCATGCGTGCAACGATGCCGTCGAGGATCGCGACCGGAGACTCCCGCTCCGGCCAGATGAGCTGCACGTACACCGGCCCGGACACGTCCTCCACGTTCGCGTTCGTGATGCCCCAGGTGGTGCAGACGCTGTCGCCACCCTGGCAGGTCGGCACACGCGGGTCGCTCGCGCTCACGAACGGCATGCCGTTGCCGCCCTCCTGGTCCGCGACGGTGTAGCGCCGGACGAGGTTGTTCCAGTTCCACATGTTGTTGCTGAACGTCGTCTGCGAGTGGAACATCTCGTAGCGGAAGTCCGTCGGCACGCCGCTCACCGCACTGGCCGCCTCGGCCGGCCGGTCCAGGTTGAGCAGGATCCGCCCACGCGCGACCTGCAACGCGTACTGCACGCGCAGCGCATCGGTGCTCGCACCCGCGTTTACTGCGAGGCCGTCCTCGGCGTGTCCGAGTGCCCGCTCGAATGCGGCCTGCACCGTGATCGGCTCGCCATACACTTCCTGCCCGTCCTCCACTGTGCTGATCACGAGACCATTGCAGTAGTGCTCGGCCGCGATGTTGATCGTGTACGCCTGGATCAGGTACATCTCCGCGGTCTGCCACGCGGGGGCATCGGGTCGGAACCGCTGCAGCAGGTCGACCGCCTGCTCGGCGGAAAGCCGTGCACGATGCAGGTTGCGGTTGGCCGTCGTAAGGAACGTGTTGCGCACGTTCATCGAGCGCTGGTCGACCTGCTGCCGGTCGATGAACGTGTCGCCGCTGCGGTACTCGTCCGCAAACAGGCCGCCCAGCAGGAACAGGCTTTCCGTCCCGCTCGTCGCCTGGTTCAGCCGGGCCAGGGCACCGATGCGAACGGCTTCCGCACCGGCGGCGGACTCCACGTCAACGGGATTGATGATGTCGCGGTCGGTGACCTCGAGTACGTCGTCGCAGGACGCAGTGAACAGCATGCCGCAGGAGAGCGCGGCGATCAGCGCACTCCGTGTATGCAGGATCGGCCGCATGGACGCGGCCATGGAATGACGGATCATGGTCGGTCCTCCCTAGAAGCCGAGGTTGAGGCGGAGTGTGAAGTACGTGGGTGGCGCAAAGGCCTGGAACGACGATGGCGCATTGCCGGTCGTGCCGAACGCCTCCGGGTCGACGCCGGTGTATTCCGTCCAGATGATGCCGAGGTTGCGCGCTGCCAGTGAGATCGACGCGGAGCGCGCCCGGATCGCGCTCACCCAGGAGTCGGGAGGTATGATCGTCATCCCGAGCTCGCGCAGTCGCAGGAAATCGCCGTCCTCGAAGAAGCCGCCGACGGAGCGGCTCGGATGCAGGCGCACGAGCTGCGTGCGCGCCTGCTCGTAGTGTGACGAGCTGGGATTGATCAGCCCCGCACAGTTGTTTCGGCTCGCGCAGCGGATGCGCTCGCTGTTGTTGTAGACGAGGTGGCCTCCCTTGTAGTCCATCATGCCGGTCAGCCGCAGCTTGCCCCGCAGCAGGTCGATTCCGGTGGACACGGCGAACTCGCGACGCGGCATCGAGTAGCCGTGATACTCGGCGGTGTCGCTGACCTGGATCTCGTTCAGGGCGGGGTCGGCGAACCAGCTGATCAGCCCGTCGCCATTCCGGTCCTCCCAGCCCAGCAGCTTGACCGCCCACCATCCGTACAGCGGATAGCCTTCGCGACTCTGCTGCGAGGAGCTGTGAATGATGTTCGGCTCGCCGCCCAGGCTGACGAGCTCGTTCGACATCGTCGAGCCGCTGAACTGCAGGTCCCAGCCGAAGGCGTCGGACTGCACGAGCTGCGCGAACAGCACCGCCTCCCAGCCCGAGTTGTGCACCTCGCCGAGATTCTCGAAGCGCGTGGTCGAGCCCGTCCCGATGGACGGAGCCAGAATACGGCTGATGAGCTGGTCCCTGGACGTCTTCGTGTAGTACGTGATCTCCGTCGACAGGCGGTCATCGAAGAAGGTGCCGTCCACGCCCAGCTCCAGCTCTGTCGAGCGCTCCGGCTTCAGCTCGCGGTTGCCGACCGACGTGTAGACCAGCCCGGACGCTTCGCCCGCCTCCCCCAGCATCTGGGCCGTCGTGTAGAACTCCACCGCTGCCGTGGTGCCCGGCTGCACGCCGGATGCGCCGTACGCCGTGCGCAGCCGGAGCTGGCTCAGCCAGCCCGGTGTCGGGAAGAACTCCTCCTCGGACACGACCCATGAGGCGGAGAACTTGGGATAGAACACGGTCTTGAAGTCCGCACCGAACGCACTGTTGCGGTCCGAGCGGATCGCGCCGGTGAGGAAGAGCCGGTCGCGGAAGGCGATCTGCTGCTCGACGAACGCGCCGAGCGTGCGGCTCTCGTCCGATGTCTCGTCCGCGAACTGCACGGCACCGGCATTGATCGTCGTCGCGCCCGGTGGCAGCTCGTGACCCTCGGCACCGTTGCGGTCGAAGATGCTCTGGTAGTACTGCACGCCGAGGATGGTCGTGCCCTTGAGGGCGTCCGAGAACGAGCGCGTGGCCGTTGCCGCTGCATCCAGCGTGTAGATGAAGAAGTTGGTGCGGTTGTCAACCTTGAAGCCGAGGTGATCGTCGCCGGACACCGGACATTCGCTGAAACGGCAGAGCTGTGTGTCCTGGCGGTTGATATAGTCGAGGCCGACGTTTGCCCGCAGCCCCAGCCAGTCCGTGGGCCGCCAGTTGGACGCAACGGAGCCGATGAAACGGCGGATGTTCTGTTCCGTCGTCGTGCGGTAGATCTCACGGGGTGTGACCGTGCGCCAGCCGTGCAGCGTGTCGCCGGCCGCGTTCAGCATGTACTCGTAGCCGGGGCCGCCATAGATGTTTGTCGCGACGCCGGGCACGCCGGAGTCATCGCTGCGCGGCAGGCGCAGGTTCTGGCTGGTGTAGCCCGCATTGACCGAGAAGTCGAATTCGTCGGACAGCGTGACGTCCAGGTTGGATCGGGCCGTGACGCGATTCAGCGCGTTGGGCCGCTCCTGCTCGTCGCGCAACGTGATGTTGCGCGCGGCGAGCCAGCGCTGGTCGAACTCCGGCACCTTGAGGCTGCCGGTCTCATCCTCCCACTCGCCGTGCACGAAGTAGCGGATCGCCTCGGTGCCGCCGCGCAGCTGCAGCCCGTGCTGCTGGCGGTAGCCGGTCCCGAACGGTGTGGACTCGTCATCGGCAGTTGGATTGTAGACGGTCACGCTGTCCTGCGCGCACGAGCCCGCCGCGACCTGGAACAAGTAGCACTGCGTCGTGTTCGAGCGCGTCGATGCTGCCGTCCATCCCCAGTAGGCGTCCGGGTAATCGTTGTTGTCGACGATCGCAGTCTGCTCCGTGTAGTACGACCACTGCGCACGCCCCGCGACGCCGCGCTTCGTCTGGATCACGACCACGCCATTCGCCGCGTCCGTGCCGTACAGGGTCGCCGCCGAAGGGCCGCGCACGATCTCGATCGATTCGATCTCCTCCGGATTGATGTCATTGATGCGCGCCGGCGTGGTCCCGCCCACACCGACCGACATCGAGCCCGTGGTCCCCTCGACGCGCACCCCGTCGATGATGAAGATCGGGTCGTTCGCGAGCGACAGGGAGCTCGTGCCCCGGATGCGGAAGCGCACGCCCGCACCGGTCTGCGTGCCCGGGATCACCTGCACACCCGCCGTGCGCGACGTCATGAGGTCAGCGAAGTTGGACACTGCACGCTGCTGCGTGATGCGCGAGGCGTCCACGTTCGCAATCGAGTTGCCGACCTCGATGCGCCGCTGCTCACCCGTCGCCGTGACGACCATCGGGTCCATCGAGATGGCCGTGGCACGCAGCGCGAAGTCGGCAGTTGCAATGCCTCCCGACTCCACGGTCACCTGCCGGGTCTGCTCACTGTAGCCGATGCTCAATGCACGTACGCTCACCGTCCCGGCAGGCACGCCGCGGAGCGTGTAGGCACCCTCCACGTTCGTGATGGTGCCGATGTTCGTTCCGACCACTACGACCTGCGCACTCGAGAGCGGCTGCCCGCTCTCCTGGTCGGTGATCGTCCCGGTGATCGTCCCCTGCTGCGCGACCGCCGTGCTCGCTCCCAGCAACGGCACGAGCCCGGCGAGCGCCAGCCGTCGAACCGCCTTGATCCGGTTCATGGCGACCTCGTGATGATGTTGTCCCGCCTCGCGGGGTGAGACCGCGTGCCAGCCCCGGCACGCGGACGCGGCAGGCGCTGCGTCGCGCCGGAAGTGCTGCATACACGACATCACGACGCCTCACACGACGCGGCGGCGTGGTCGGTTGCGATTCGATTTGTAAGGCAGGAAATCGCCGGCTGCGTGCTGCGCGGCACGGCAGTCGGCCCGGCCCAACGGCGGGCCGGCTCAGAGTGCGGACATCATTCAGGTATAGCGATGGAATGCGCCGCAAGGCAAGAAAAATCGGGGGACGGGGCAACCCGAGTTGCCCCTCCCCCTGCGTAGCTCGCTGGCGAGCAACAACGGCTCAGCGGCGGACGTGGAACAGCCCCGAACACGCCTCCGAGAAGGTGAATCCGCTCAGCTCGCCCCGCGCGCAGATCGTATAGCCGCCGGTCTTGTTGATCGTCAGGCCAGCGATCGCCACGGTGCCGTCGTTCTCGATCGTGTAGCCGCTGGGGTCGCCGACCAGCACCGCACCGGCCGGGACACCACTGTTGCCAAAGACGTAGAGCGTGACGCGCACGCGTTCCATGGGCGTACCGCCTCCCGAGAGCGCGCGGATCACGATCGTGCCGATGGACTGACCGAGCGTGGCCACGCTGGCCGGGCCACTCAGCATCTCCAGCCGACCCTCCGCATCCGCGGCCACGGGCGCAAAGCGGCTGAAGTCCAGCGCTGAGCCACCCACCCTGGGCGTGCGGACGTCGGACAGCATCGCGAGCCAGCGGGCCGGCAGCACCGAGCGCGTCAGCGTAGCGATGGGACCGAGCAGCGAAGCCTGCTGCGGTACGTCGCCCGGTGGGCAGAACGTCGGCGAGTAGGCCGACAGCAGGGTTCCCTCGCGCTGCATGCGGGGCTGCGCCGACTCATTCGTTTCATGGTCGTGCGGCAGCGTCACTTCAGACGTGAAGCAGGCACCAACGTGCACGATGTCATCGCCTACGAAAGGTCCCGGCCTCGGCCAGCGCTTGACGTCGTACTGCAACCCGCCGAATCCCGGTTCGAGAAGGTCGAGCCCGCCCTCCACGACCGGTGCGCCGTACAGCAGGACGAGCGGGGTACCACCGTTTGCCGCCGTCCAGCTCCAGCCGCCACTCAACTCGACTCCGAACAGCGCGGCGTTCTGATTGCCATCGAAGTCGACGAACGGCACCAATCCGCGCGCGATCGCCGGCGCGGCCATGTCGCCCGTGTAGATCCGGAACAGGCCGGCGGGCAGCGACAGCGCGGCCGACAGATCGATGTCCGGCAGCGCGGCCGCAGTGCAGCCCTCACCGCTGGTGCATGCCAGCAGGGCATTCGCGAGCCGCGAGCCGACAAGAGCATCGCCGCCGCGGCCCGCGTCCGCCAGCGCTTCCATCGAGCCGAGCAAGGCAACCGCGAGCTCGGTCACAAGCGTCGTATTCCCCACTGTGCACGCGTCTGCCAGCGATCGCACCGTTTCCTGCGCATCCCGGCGCTCCGGCTGCGGGAACCAGCTTCGCACGTCCGCGATCATGGTGCGGGTGAGATCACAGGCGAGGACGGCGGTGGACGTCGCGTTCATGGCGACCGGCTGCGGCTCGATTGCAGTGGGCGCGGAATCCGTACAGGACACAGTGAGAATCGCTGCGACTGTCGTCACAGTGGCGCACCAGATGGACTTCATGGGGCTCCGGGGGGAGAGGGTCAGCGCAGTCCGACGAGAGCCCGGAATTCGGGCTCGTCGAGCAGTGCCTGGTGATACCACGGCAGGTCGCGGCGCTCCGCGTCCGTCCGCAGGCCGTGCAGAGCCTGCGGGTTTGCAGTCAGGTACAGCTCGAGCTGGCGCACGGCCTCGTCCGTGTCGCCAAGCGTGCTCCACGTGATCGACTCGAGCTGGGCCAGGTCGCGAAGCGGATCGATGTCCGCACCGGCGCGCGCCGCATACACCACGGAGCGCGCGGAGTCGGCCAGGCCGGCATGCGCCAGTGCGATGGAGATGTACATCATGCCCCGGCGACGGTTGACTTCGCGCACCTGCGGCGGGCTCGCTTCCGTGAACTCCTCGAGCACGTGCCAGGCATCGGCGAGGCCGCCCTGCATGCCCGGCAGCGCCAGCAGCATCAGCCGGCACTGCGAGAAGCGGAAGTCGCCAGGGAAGCGACGCGCGCCCTCTTCGCAGTAGCGCTCCGCCTCCACGCCGTCCTGCAGTCCCCAGGACGCACTGAAGATCCGCCACAATGTGAGGTTCACGTTCTCCAGGAAGGGGTCGCTCGCGTACGCCTGCAGTGCGTTCAGCTTTGCTTCCGCAAGCTCACCCTTGTTGATCAGCAGGTGACTGAGCGAGTTCTGCGCTGAAGCGCGCGCGCCGCCGGACGCCGCGATCGACGCGCGGAAATCGTGCTCCGCGCGATGATAAAGCTCGTCGGCTTCCGCCGGTGTGCCCGCCAGGTTGAGCAGATAGCGCCAGTAGCGAAGCGTGGCGCTCAGCTCCAGCGCACCCGCATCGTCAGGGTGCGTCGCGAGTGCGCGCTCCGCGTGTGCGAGCCCGCGCTCGATCCACTCCTCGTTGTGGCTGCGGTCGACGCCGCCCAGCCGCGAGCTTGCGTACGCGACCCACCCGCGCCGCAGCACCGGCTCGACCCAGGTCGGATCCTCCCGTTCCCCCA
This genomic window contains:
- a CDS encoding MBL fold metallo-hydrolase — protein: MTHQVPIDSGGDHDAGREGGGIHEVLDDLAFQRLAIVNVVYWGVPGSKQWVLIDAGVPGTASMVRHAVEERFGRDARPQAIVMTHGHFDHVGALEELAEEWDVPVFAHELELPYLDGRASYPPPDPSVGGGLMSALSRFYPRGPVDVSSRLLMLPSDGTIPHMPDWHWVHTPGHTPGHVSLWRERDRTLIAGDAFITTKQESAYAVATQKLELHGPPTYYTQDWDAARDSVERLSMLEPEVTITGHGRALRGEALRDGLAMLAREFQRVAVPEHGTYVDDPATASDRSAYREP
- a CDS encoding SusC/RagA family TonB-linked outer membrane protein gives rise to the protein MNRIKAVRRLALAGLVPLLGASTAVAQQGTITGTITDQESGQPLSSAQVVVVGTNIGTITNVEGAYTLRGVPAGTVSVRALSIGYSEQTRQVTVESGGIATADFALRATAISMDPMVVTATGEQRRIEVGNSIANVDASRITQQRAVSNFADLMTSRTAGVQVIPGTQTGAGVRFRIRGTSSLSLANDPIFIIDGVRVEGTTGSMSVGVGGTTPARINDINPEEIESIEIVRGPSAATLYGTDAANGVVVIQTKRGVAGRAQWSYYTEQTAIVDNNDYPDAYWGWTAASTRSNTTQCYLFQVAAGSCAQDSVTVYNPTADDESTPFGTGYRQQHGLQLRGGTEAIRYFVHGEWEDETGSLKVPEFDQRWLAARNITLRDEQERPNALNRVTARSNLDVTLSDEFDFSVNAGYTSQNLRLPRSDDSGVPGVATNIYGGPGYEYMLNAAGDTLHGWRTVTPREIYRTTTEQNIRRFIGSVASNWRPTDWLGLRANVGLDYINRQDTQLCRFSECPVSGDDHLGFKVDNRTNFFIYTLDAAATATRSFSDALKGTTILGVQYYQSIFDRNGAEGHELPPGATTINAGAVQFADETSDESRTLGAFVEQQIAFRDRLFLTGAIRSDRNSAFGADFKTVFYPKFSASWVVSEEEFFPTPGWLSQLRLRTAYGASGVQPGTTAAVEFYTTAQMLGEAGEASGLVYTSVGNRELKPERSTELELGVDGTFFDDRLSTEITYYTKTSRDQLISRILAPSIGTGSTTRFENLGEVHNSGWEAVLFAQLVQSDAFGWDLQFSGSTMSNELVSLGGEPNIIHSSSQQSREGYPLYGWWAVKLLGWEDRNGDGLISWFADPALNEIQVSDTAEYHGYSMPRREFAVSTGIDLLRGKLRLTGMMDYKGGHLVYNNSERIRCASRNNCAGLINPSSSHYEQARTQLVRLHPSRSVGGFFEDGDFLRLRELGMTIIPPDSWVSAIRARSASISLAARNLGIIWTEYTGVDPEAFGTTGNAPSSFQAFAPPTYFTLRLNLGF